The genome window CCCTTCTCATGGCTTACGATGGTATTTTCCACCGGATATTCAAGCTCGGCCTCGTGAAGATCCACGGCGATATCCACCTTCTCCTGGCGAATGAGCTGGGTCATGGCCCAGGTGGTTCGCTCTGTAAGGGCGCCGTTGGGTCGACCCGGCCAGGTTCTGTTCAGGTTTCTGATATCCATATAGGCCAACATCTGACGGCTGGGATAGTGGATATACACTTCGGGATCGGGCCACGAGTCCAGTGGATTGGTGCAGCGGTCGCCCATACGGAACTGCTTCTGTCCCCACGGCGTCTTCACGTAGTAGTACGTGGGGTAGGCCTCGCCCATACGAGTGCATGTAGAAGCGCTTCGGTTCGCCCGAATAATGACGATGAGCCGTCCCTGCTCCACCTTCACGTTCTCGGCGACGAGAAGGGCTCCGAGGTTGCACGCCGGCTCCTCGGGGTGGGTTCCTCCAAGAAGCAGAGCCGTTCCGCCAGGAACACCACTGTCAAAAATGTAGACGTTGCTGTCGTTGGGCGTTCCCTTCAACGTCGGTTCGTAGTCTGAGAGTTTCTTCACCTCAGTAAGTGAGGGAGAGGGAACTACCGGTTCCTTGAAATGTCGGTGTCCGTAAAACTCCCGTCCGGCAATAGCCACGAAAACAAGGGCTACGACCAACGAAAGTATCTTGATGCCATTCAGTTTTCCCTTCATCTTCTCTTCACCCCTCTTCCTACTTCAGCCGAAGGATTCTCAGCACGAAGGGCATGAGCACAATGCTGTAGAGCACTGCTTCCTGGGCATTCCTTGTCTTGATGAAGTTGCAGAGTATGGCGCCTCCGAAGAAGAGGACCATAGCGTAATACAGGTACATAATGATGGTATTTGCCAATATCATGATTCTCTAGCCTCCAAGAAATGACAGTCTGGTGCTGAAGATGAGAAAGAGCGTTCCCAAGATGGCGATGAAGGCCATGGGCACCAGACAGGCTTTCACAAAATCCCCGAAATACCGTCCCTTATACCCCAGTTCCATAACTGTGGCCCGTCCCACGACGGCGGTTGGCGGCAAACAGTCTCCCAGAGGCCATATGACCGCCATGGCCGATAAGGCGATGATGGGGTCGAGACCGCGCATGTTGAAGAGCATGATGAGCGGTACGCCCAGCAACGGAGCAACAGCATACTGCACCAGTCCCTCAGAGAGGGGCAGAATAATGCAGAGGGTGAGGTAGAGCACTCCCAGGGGAAGGGTAACCACCGCTAGGGAGATGAGCCCTCTCGCTCCGCTCAGGGCCATAATCTGTATAAGTACACCTACAACCACCATGATGCCTACGAGAGGAAGAAGGCCGTGAACGGTGGAACAGGCGATAGACCAGAACTGAAGTTTGCGCGGGCTGAGAAGCACCACTGCGAAAGAAGCGACCATGAAGAGCAGGGGCAATCCCAGTACGGGCAGTGAGAAGAACCAGATTCGTCCCGCAATAACGCAAGCCAACAGCAGAATGAATGGGGCAAGAACTCTGAACCAGTTTTGTCCTTCCGGCGCTTCCGGAAGATTGGCCAGAGCCTGGTCGAGATCGATCTTCTTCGTTCCTCGTCCTGCAAGCCAGAACATGGAGAAGAGCGCTCCGGCAACGGAAAGGACAAACAGCGGTTTGCCGAATCCCACGTAGGGCATGTTGGCACCAGCGGCAGCCATCATGGCCCAGAGGTTGATAGGAGGAGCGGCAGCGCTCATGGCTGCTCCTAAAAAGATGATGGCCGCCCGTTTCGTTTCATCGACACCCATGGCAGCCAGAACAGAACCGACGAGGGCTCCTACGGTAAGAACCGTTGTTGCACCGGAACCGGTCAGGGCTCCGGGAAGAAGCAACACGAAGGTGAGCAGCAAAAGGCAGATGGTTCGTCTTGAATGGAAGGTCGAAACGATCTTCCGAACAATAAAGGCGACGCCGCCACTTTCCCGAAGAAGGGCCATGAAGAAGGTAGCCGTGAGAAAAATGAGGCAGACATCAAAGTAGGTGAAAGCGCCTTCCACAATGTGACGAATGGGAAGAAGGGCCACGGGATTGTGGGGACTTCCCGTTACGCTGAGCATGATGGAGTGGGCGGCAGCTCCTGCCAAGGCTGCTACGAACATCGAAAGCTCCGTGCTCAGCTTCATGACTTTCGGAATGATGAAAGCCACGGCTATGACTAATAAAATTACTACTGAGTGTGTGAACATGACTGAGTCGTTCCTTTCCTTAATCTCTTTTGTAGAGAAAACAAGCCCCCGGTTACAACCGAGGGCTCTTTGAAAAAATAACTATTTGCTTAACTCTTTCAAGCTTGTGCCAATGGCAAGAGCATCTTTGGCTTCAATCAGAGGTTTATTATTTTCTTCGGCTAATTTTGTAAAATAACCATCGGTATTACTGTTTGTAACGATAAGTATTGCATCTCCAAGGGGAATGATTTCATCTATAGAAGCTTGGTCGGCACTATCTGTACGACGAGCCATTCCTTCTACGTGGGCAGTAATAACAATAATCCCTTCGGCTTTTGCAGCTTCAATAACTTCTTTGCATCGTGCTATTTCTTTGTTGACGTTAGTGCCTGCAGCACCCATTCCTTTGCCGCTTGTACCGGTAGTCACGATAAGAGTCTTGTAACCTTTGCCCTTTAACTCGCTTGCTGCAATGGTATTATTACTCTCTACAGGTGCCAGCTTAGCTTGCATAAGAGACATCTTTACCATTACCGCACCTGGGCTTTGTCCACAGGTTGTTACAATAATAGGAGCTTCAACAGTGGGTGTTTCTGCTGCTATACCAGCTCCAGCTACATTAAGAATGGCAAAGAGACAGACCACTCCTAAAAGTAGGGAAGTTTTTAGATTCATTTTCATGATGTTTCCCCTCCTTAAAAAATAAACGCGACTTTGTTACCAAAATCGCGTTTGTCTGTGCATACCTTAACTTGAGCATTGAGAAAGAACAATATTTTTGATTTTTTCGTTCACAAGTGTATCTTTTTGTTCATAACAAACCTCTTGGAAAGCAAGCTTTATCGTTCTCTACCAGCTATGCGGCATTTTGAACAAAAAGAACAAAAAAGAACGAAATGCTATTTTTTCCTGTTATTGTTATATTTTGTTATTAAATCCCAATTAAGTTGCCACCATGCCTTTTCTGTTTTTTCCATGCATTCGTTTGTAAATTTAGTTACATATTCTTGTGCTTTAGACGAATCCTTTTTAGCGAGTTCCAGGGCTTTCTTGTCTACTTCTAATACTTGTTTTGCAAAGTTTTGCTCCAAAGGATTTCTTACTGCTTTTAAGTCTTCCATAGCTTCTTGATAGCGGTGATTCACGAGATCATCAGCTAAAATGAATCCCCACTGTGCAGAGCTAAGGTTAAAGGAGTTACGATCAAAAGTTCTCCAGCTTTGTCTTGTTTCAAGAACACCCGAGTAGATCGGAACGTAACATGTAGTATGTGGGTTATCGTAACCAAACCAAAGTACCGTTCTTACAGGTGCGGGATAACCAGATCGAGCCTGTGAAACAAAACTATAAGCACAATCCCATTTTGAAATAGGTCTGCTATAAGGGATTTTTAAGAGGTTTCGCATATCTTTTGTTACAAATGGCGTTGCAAGAGGACTTTTTACCATTTTGTCTCCTTCTCGGACATACCATGCTTTTTCTGCTTCCATGTCGAAAGGAGTTTCTTCCATATGACTACGTAACATTGTCATTACATCTTGTACGGAAAGTTTCTTTTGAGGTTTAATTGCAAAGGGATAAGACATGGTTTCTGCATAAGGATCCCATTCTCTAGTTGGATCTAGCTGGCTATAAAGTGTGTAAAGCCTATTACGTATCCACATAGACGATAAAGACCAATCTTCATTTCCAGTGAGAGGAGAATAAGCTTCTTGCCAAATAAAGGGCTTATCACCGTTAGGATCATACCAGCCGTTATCAATAGCCAATTGCTTATAGTTCTTGGCAGCCATGAAGTTGTCTTTGTCATTGATGTTAATTTCTCTAATGCGGCTCATATTAGGGACGACAACAACACAATCATCTGGAACTCTCTGTGCAGCCCATACAGCACCTGGCTTGCCACTATCTGGAGTCCACATAAATCCTGCGCTACGAATTTCAAAAATCCAGGCTTCTTCTGAATCTGTAATCGTTAGACATTCTCCTTCGGTGCCGCAAGAAGGAAGGAATCCATATTTTTCTGCAAGTTCGCCAATAACTTTAATGGCTTCACGGGCTGTTTTAGCCCTTTGTAGTGCAAGAATTTCCAGTTGTTCTATTGTCAGTATCGCACGTGCATCAGGACGAAAAGTTTTTAGTTCTTCTTTTTGTCCAATAGTAGTTTCACCAATAGCAACCCCATGCTCATTCATGAAAGGATAACCTACATGAAAATAAGTGTATGTCTTTTCTACTTGAGGAATTTCTCCTATTTTTACAGGTTCAGAGTCTTCATCCATTCCAATATTCCAAAAGACATCGGCCTTACTTCCTGCAGGGAAGGTTTTCCCCGGTATTGTACGAACTCTTGCATCATAAAAAGCGCCATCTGCGGTATGGGACGTAATAACGGATCCATCAGCAGAGGCTTTTTTCCCTACCACTATGTCAGTGCAACCCCAGGCAGAGAGAGACATAAAAGAGACAAGGAGAACCGTAAAGACTACAAGTATTCCAGGGCGTAACTTTTTCACCTTAACCATCCTTCTTTCATTATTATGATATTTGAGTACAAATTCATTCCCATGAATTTTCTTATGATGGCTGCATTGTAAAAACGCTGAAAAAGTGTAACGAAATCTCTTTTTTGTATGGTGGTTATAGAATTTTGAACGACGTGTCAAGGTGCAAACTGCATACTGCATCAGAAGTTTTTATATTGAAGGTTATTGATTGTTAATGCTAACTTGGAATAAATAAAAGGCAATGTTTTGAAAATTTTGTTCATAAGTGTATCTTTTTGTTCATAACAAGACTCTTAAAAAGCGAGCTTTATTGTTCTCCATAGGCTCTGTAGGCTCTGTAAATTTTTGAACAAAAAGAACAAAATAAAAAATATGAATAGATACTCGTCTTGAATTTAATATGCGGGAGGATGAACTAGAGGTAAGCATGAGCAACAACAATTTGGTTCTGTTTGAATTATTATACAACAACTGGTTTGTGTTTTACTTGCGAACATTCATATATGATATAATATCACGATATATTTAATTGTAGAGTTAATCTAAAGTCAGATCAGGCAAGGATAGTTAACTGGCCTGTTCTTTTTTTGCGCTTTATAGCTTGAGAAAGAGCAGGTATAATATGTCTATGCAATAAAACCAGAGGAGGATTACTCTCTTTATGGAGAACAAAAAAAAGCAAACTAAAAGAGACGTTACAAAAGAAGAGCTTGCTGTTTATATGAATAAGGTGCGAGAACTTATTCAAGAGGGACAAAATAAGGGATATGTGACCCAAAAAGATATTGAAAAATACATCCCCATAGAATTTTGGAGTGCGGAAGTACTTGAGAATGTTGTAGCAAATCTTATGGAGATGGGGATTGAAGTAACTGATGATGAAGGAAAAGAAAAAGGGCAGCATATAGCTGAAGAAGAAGCTCTTGCTCAACCCTCTGTCGATGGTGAAATAGGTAAACTTGATGATATACCATTGACAGATCCTGTCCGCATGTACTTGCGAGAAATTGGAAAAGTTCCCCTTCTAGAACCAGAAGAGGAAGTTGCATTGGCGAAGCAGGTGGAGGCAGGTAGTGAAGTGGCTAAGCAGAAGATCATTGATGCTAACCTTCGCCTTGTTGTGAGCATTGCAAAAAAATATATCGGGCGTGGAATGTTATTCCTTGATTTAATACAGGAAGGGAACCTGGGACTTATTCGTGCTGTAGAAAAATTTGATTATCGAAAAGGTTTTAAATTCAGTACTTATGCGACGTGGTGGATACGTCAGGCTATTACTCGTGCCATTGCCGATCAGGCAAGAACAATCAGGGTTCCAGTTCATATGGTGGAGACAATAAATAAAATGGTAAGGGTTTCGAGGCAGCTCGTTCAAAAACTGGGGCGGGAGCCGTCAGATGAAGAAATAGCGGCCGAGATGGAAATCGAAGCTTCTAAAGTTGAAGAAATCAGACGTATTGCCCAGCTGCCTGTTTCTCTTGAAACACCCATTGGAGAAGAAGAAGATAGCCAACTTGGAGATTTTATTGAGGATAGGGATTTACCGAGCCCGGAAGAATCAGCAGCAAGTCATTTGCTTCATGAACAAATAGATGAAATGTTAGAGGCTCTTTCAGAGAGGGAGAGAGAGGTTCTTCAATATCGCTTTGGTTTGGAAGATGGACGTTCATATACACTTGAAGAAGTTGGTAAACGTTTTGGTGTTACGCGGGAAAGAATTCGTCAAATAGAGGCAAAGGCCTTACGAAAATTGAGGCACCCCAGCCGGAGTAAAAAATTAAGAGATTTTCTTGATTAATTATTAGTCAAAGTATAAAAAGACGCGCTATATGCGCGTCTTTTTAATGTGTATTTGAGAGGATGGTTACAAATGATTGGTAAGATTTTCGAAGCGCTTATGGTGATTTGTTTTGGATTGGCGTGGCCTGCATCGATTTGTAAGTCATGGAAATCTAAAAGTACGGGAGGTAAGAGTCTTTCTTTCCTTTTTATTATTTTAACAGGGTATGCGGCAGGTATAGTGCATGTGGTCTTAGATTATGAAGGTTTTAGCTGGATTCTCATTTTATATGGATTAAATGCTATTATGGTAGGTATTGATACGTGCCTTTATTTCAGGAATAAAAGGATTGAATCTCAATTAGAAAAATAGGAGCATAGATGAACGGATCAGTAGCGTATCCTCAAAAGGGAATGGTATTGCTTGTTAAAGAGTATCTCAAAGGAGAGGAATCTTTAGAGCAAATTCTTTATGAGTGGGGATATGCTGTGCTTGTTGTTTCTGACCTAAAAGAAGCTTTATTATTAGCAAAACAGGGGTCTCCTTTTATTGTTTTTGTAGGTCTGTCTTTGGCTAGAGACGTAGAAAAAATAGAATTGATTAAACAGTTAGGGCGGCTTTCTTTGATGGGAGTTGCCTTTGTAGTCGATTGTTTTAGTGAAGCAACATATAGTTTAGCTCGGGAAATTAAGGGGGGAATGTTTCTTTTCCCCCCCATTGAAGAGGGAAAAGTTCGATCACTTATAACAAACCTTCTTCCGGAGTTCGATAAATCTTTACCTTCTCTACGTCAAAAATCCATGTCTGGAGAAAGTGAGGATGTTATGCCTATAGCTGTGTGGACTCAGGATTTTTCTGTTCAAAAAAAATTTTTGGAAGAAATTTTTCCTATTGATTCAAAAAAAAGTATACATACGTTTTTGCTTGAAAATCGCCATATCCTTCATGCTTGCATAGCCCTTTCTCGCATTGTAGATGCAGATAGCAGAACCCTAGACTTTTTTAGCGTCTCTTCTGTTCATGAATTGCAATCTCTTTTTCAAAGTTCTTTTTCAAGCGAAGGGGAAATATTTAATATTGCTCTGTTCGAAGCTCTCTTAAAAGGAGAACGTTTTTTTGAAAAGGATATTTTCCTTACCCTTCCCGATGGAACTTCTTCTGCTTCCGTCTTGATTCGGTGGTCGGTCCCTTATGGGAGGACTGATTATACGAATGTTCACGTTGTAGCTCTTGATGTTTCATCTATTAAGCAAAGTGTTTTTGAATTAGAGTTGCAAAAGAAAAAATTTGAGAGAATTTTTCAGAGTTCGCCTGCAGGAATTGCCATATTGGATCCTTCTCTAAAGGCAATGGAAGTTAACGATGCTTTTGTTCATATGTTTGGCTTTTCTAGCAAAGATGAAATTATGGGAAAATCCGTAAGTGACTTTATTGTCCCATCAAAGTATATGGCCCAGTCTTTGTCCATTTGCCAAATGGTTCTTAATGGGAAAAAAGTTTTTTTGGAAACGCAACGATGTCGTAAAGATGGTCAAATTATCGATGTTTTCTTGAACTCTTCTCCGGTGACAATGCCTGGTGGTATTGTTGCTATATGTTATCTTTATACGGATATTTCAGAAAAGAAACGGGGAGAAACTCTTTTAAAACGAAAATTGAAAGTTGAGCAGATGGTTTCAGAAATATCAGCTGAGATTTTGAATTACCCTTCTTTAGAAAACGCTATTCGTAGTTCACTTCATAAAATGGCATTGTATATTGATGCAGACAGAGTTTCATATCTTGTCAAACGTCATGGAAAAATTTCTTTTTCCTCGGAATGGCGCAGAAGAGATATCCCCCCAATGAAGGCGTTTTATGATGGAGATGAGGATGTTTTTCTCCTTAATTCGGACTCATGGTTTTGTGCCAATCTTGATCGGGGAGAAGCTTTTTCCATAGAAAATAAGAATATTTTGCCTCGGGAGGCCATACATACCTTAAACTTCATGAAACGACATAACGTAGAGTCTCTTCTTGTCATTCCCTATCGTTTTCGTGGAGAGGTGAACGGATTTATCCTTTTCGAGAGAATAGAAAATTATTTTAATTGGTCTAAAGATGAATTATCCCTGTTCAACCTTTTTGCTGAGATGCTTTCAAGCCTTAAAGATAGGGATGCTGCCTATGAAATGCTTCATCAAGATAGAGAGAAGTATCAACGACTTTTTTTACAGCTTCAAGAACCTTTTATGCTTTTTGATGTCTTGTATGACAAATTAGGGCAGTTAGCAGATGTGCGTTTTATAGAAATCAATGAACAGGCCAGACTTTTTTTGGAGAAAAAAGGGTATGGTGATATAGTGGGGCGTTCCCTTTTGGATGTGTTTTCCGTAGAAGATTTAGTTTTTAAAAATGCGATGAAAAATGTTATTGAGACAGGAGAACCGCAAACTTTAAGTTTTAATAGTATGCTTTTAAATTGCACGATGACTCTGAGCTATTTTGTTCCTCAAAAAGGACAATTGGCTATTCTGATTTCTCATATTTCTGAAAGCAGCGAAAAGGGGAGGAAGGCATGATTATTTATAAAGACAAGCAGCAGGTGCAACAAAAATGTAACGCTTCTGATGGAGAGGGGATATTACATTGTCTCTATGCCATTCCCAAAGGGACGGGGTTTTCTGGTAGCTCTTTTTACATGATAGGTACAATGACTTTGGAGGCTGGGGCCTCTATAGGAACACATTTTCACGAAGATGATGAAGAGTGTTATGTAATTTTAAAAGGCAAGGGACGCTATGAAGATAACGATGGTTCTTTTCATGAAGTAAAAGCTGGAGATGTAACTCTGACATTTAGAGGTGAAAAACATAGCCTTGTAAATGTGGATAAAGATCCTTTGGTGTTTTTGGCCATAATCGTTAAATAGGGAAAACAAACAATAGAAGCCAAAGAGAAGGTTTTCACAAGCAAGCCTCCTCTTTGGCTTCTTCTATTTCTTTTTGAACCACGTTGTAAAAAGAGCGTTTCTTTCTTTTTGTATAACTCCATCGACAAGTGATTTAACGCCAGGTGAGACATCTTTAGGCATCATTACACCAAAATGTTCTCTTGCAAGTTGAGTGCCGATTTGAATCAACGATGGTATTTTTGATGCATATTCAAGGTAAACTGGTGTCTCTAAGATACATGCATCTATTTTTTTATGTGTAAGCTGGTTAATTATTTCATCCCATGTAGGAAGACTTAATATTCTGCTTTCTGTTAAGGTCTTTCGACCTACGACTTCTCCGGTTTTCCCTTTTAGTACACCTACGGATCGTCCTTTCAAATCGGAAAGTCCAGAAAGATGTTTTTCTTCTAATGACGCTGCCAGTTGCCCACTTGCGACATACCACACGGAGAAAGTAACAAAAGCTGCTCGTTCAGGAGTTTTCGTAACAGGCGAAATGATTAAATCACAATTGGGCCAAGGTCTATCTTTCCAAATGCCTGTGATGGTTTGCTCCTCACCATTTCCCCATTCTAACGGAACAATTTTAAGGTTTACTCCGAGTTTTGTTGCAATGGCGTGCGCCAAATCTACGTCGAGTCCTCTAACAGTTTCACCATTCCAAAAATGGAAACGTCCCCAATCTGAATGATCTATTCCTACAGAGAGGTATCCTGTTTCTCTGATTCTATCGATACGGGTATTTGTTGTACTGCTGAAAGCAACTAAGGAATGTTTTTGAAGGGATGATGCTTTTTTTTCAAGAACTGCAAGGTGTTCTGTGCTCGCAGCGACAGTTGTTGTTTGCTCTTGAATTGATGTGTTAATTGAAAAAAGTTTATTCGACTGATCAATTACTAGCTCTGTCGTCTGTCCAATAGCGTCAGAAACGTTTTCTATTGATGCTACTTGTTCTTGAACAAAACAACTGGCACTTGACAGTTTTTGTAAAATTTCTGTTACTTCGTTAAGCATATGATCAAGACCATCTCGACTTTTTTGCGACTGCGTTTGAGCATCCTGAACAGCACTTTCTGCCGTGTTGATTTTGCTGTATCCGTCTTGTGCGGAATTTTGAATGGCCTGAGCTAATTTCCCTATTTGTGTAGCTGCTTTTGCAGATTCTTC of Aminobacterium sp. MB27-C1 contains these proteins:
- a CDS encoding PAS domain-containing protein, with the translated sequence MNGSVAYPQKGMVLLVKEYLKGEESLEQILYEWGYAVLVVSDLKEALLLAKQGSPFIVFVGLSLARDVEKIELIKQLGRLSLMGVAFVVDCFSEATYSLAREIKGGMFLFPPIEEGKVRSLITNLLPEFDKSLPSLRQKSMSGESEDVMPIAVWTQDFSVQKKFLEEIFPIDSKKSIHTFLLENRHILHACIALSRIVDADSRTLDFFSVSSVHELQSLFQSSFSSEGEIFNIALFEALLKGERFFEKDIFLTLPDGTSSASVLIRWSVPYGRTDYTNVHVVALDVSSIKQSVFELELQKKKFERIFQSSPAGIAILDPSLKAMEVNDAFVHMFGFSSKDEIMGKSVSDFIVPSKYMAQSLSICQMVLNGKKVFLETQRCRKDGQIIDVFLNSSPVTMPGGIVAICYLYTDISEKKRGETLLKRKLKVEQMVSEISAEILNYPSLENAIRSSLHKMALYIDADRVSYLVKRHGKISFSSEWRRRDIPPMKAFYDGDEDVFLLNSDSWFCANLDRGEAFSIENKNILPREAIHTLNFMKRHNVESLLVIPYRFRGEVNGFILFERIENYFNWSKDELSLFNLFAEMLSSLKDRDAAYEMLHQDREKYQRLFLQLQEPFMLFDVLYDKLGQLADVRFIEINEQARLFLEKKGYGDIVGRSLLDVFSVEDLVFKNAMKNVIETGEPQTLSFNSMLLNCTMTLSYFVPQKGQLAILISHISESSEKGRKA
- the rpoD gene encoding RNA polymerase sigma factor RpoD; this encodes MENKKKQTKRDVTKEELAVYMNKVRELIQEGQNKGYVTQKDIEKYIPIEFWSAEVLENVVANLMEMGIEVTDDEGKEKGQHIAEEEALAQPSVDGEIGKLDDIPLTDPVRMYLREIGKVPLLEPEEEVALAKQVEAGSEVAKQKIIDANLRLVVSIAKKYIGRGMLFLDLIQEGNLGLIRAVEKFDYRKGFKFSTYATWWIRQAITRAIADQARTIRVPVHMVETINKMVRVSRQLVQKLGREPSDEEIAAEMEIEASKVEEIRRIAQLPVSLETPIGEEEDSQLGDFIEDRDLPSPEESAASHLLHEQIDEMLEALSEREREVLQYRFGLEDGRSYTLEEVGKRFGVTRERIRQIEAKALRKLRHPSRSKKLRDFLD
- a CDS encoding PQ-loop domain-containing transporter: MIGKIFEALMVICFGLAWPASICKSWKSKSTGGKSLSFLFIILTGYAAGIVHVVLDYEGFSWILILYGLNAIMVGIDTCLYFRNKRIESQLEK
- a CDS encoding succinylglutamate desuccinylase, whose protein sequence is MKGKLNGIKILSLVVALVFVAIAGREFYGHRHFKEPVVPSPSLTEVKKLSDYEPTLKGTPNDSNVYIFDSGVPGGTALLLGGTHPEEPACNLGALLVAENVKVEQGRLIVIIRANRSASTCTRMGEAYPTYYYVKTPWGQKQFRMGDRCTNPLDSWPDPEVYIHYPSRQMLAYMDIRNLNRTWPGRPNGALTERTTWAMTQLIRQEKVDIAVDLHEAELEYPVENTIVSHEKGQAVAAMTSMTLTAELFEVPLSMEFSPKALHGLSHREIGDHTDAMSLLVEVAEPMLDRIRGITDEYLLMTGRDEFVMKAGEHKLLYAPIDERGWPIDVRVGRHSSTFQKMLEFYSLTAVDRPVVISGVPGYTEVIENTLGTYMKNPEDAPAQNIYYD
- a CDS encoding methyl-accepting chemotaxis protein, which produces MSTGHQSFFSRFWKTETAGNSLPALKSSSHQERDRKDLLEEFIQRARDEIASLDVIAEDMNLLITDNAASMDVISENANGLAQGAKELGALAQESDQQLKEMTEASRQTATLITDMATQGETIRHLAEENRTLTSRSETTILAVVDATASVAEAIKQMLSVSENIGNIVKAISGVADQTNLLALNAAIEAARAGEAGRGFAVVADEVRKLAEESAKAATQIGKLAQAIQNSAQDGYSKINTAESAVQDAQTQSQKSRDGLDHMLNEVTEILQKLSSASCFVQEQVASIENVSDAIGQTTELVIDQSNKLFSINTSIQEQTTTVAASTEHLAVLEKKASSLQKHSLVAFSSTTNTRIDRIRETGYLSVGIDHSDWGRFHFWNGETVRGLDVDLAHAIATKLGVNLKIVPLEWGNGEEQTITGIWKDRPWPNCDLIISPVTKTPERAAFVTFSVWYVASGQLAASLEEKHLSGLSDLKGRSVGVLKGKTGEVVGRKTLTESRILSLPTWDEIINQLTHKKIDACILETPVYLEYASKIPSLIQIGTQLAREHFGVMMPKDVSPGVKSLVDGVIQKERNALFTTWFKKK
- a CDS encoding cupin domain-containing protein, coding for MIIYKDKQQVQQKCNASDGEGILHCLYAIPKGTGFSGSSFYMIGTMTLEAGASIGTHFHEDDEECYVILKGKGRYEDNDGSFHEVKAGDVTLTFRGEKHSLVNVDKDPLVFLAIIVK
- a CDS encoding dipeptidase, which codes for MKKLRPGILVVFTVLLVSFMSLSAWGCTDIVVGKKASADGSVITSHTADGAFYDARVRTIPGKTFPAGSKADVFWNIGMDEDSEPVKIGEIPQVEKTYTYFHVGYPFMNEHGVAIGETTIGQKEELKTFRPDARAILTIEQLEILALQRAKTAREAIKVIGELAEKYGFLPSCGTEGECLTITDSEEAWIFEIRSAGFMWTPDSGKPGAVWAAQRVPDDCVVVVPNMSRIREININDKDNFMAAKNYKQLAIDNGWYDPNGDKPFIWQEAYSPLTGNEDWSLSSMWIRNRLYTLYSQLDPTREWDPYAETMSYPFAIKPQKKLSVQDVMTMLRSHMEETPFDMEAEKAWYVREGDKMVKSPLATPFVTKDMRNLLKIPYSRPISKWDCAYSFVSQARSGYPAPVRTVLWFGYDNPHTTCYVPIYSGVLETRQSWRTFDRNSFNLSSAQWGFILADDLVNHRYQEAMEDLKAVRNPLEQNFAKQVLEVDKKALELAKKDSSKAQEYVTKFTNECMEKTEKAWWQLNWDLITKYNNNRKK
- a CDS encoding C4-dicarboxylate ABC transporter, which codes for MFTHSVVILLVIAVAFIIPKVMKLSTELSMFVAALAGAAAHSIMLSVTGSPHNPVALLPIRHIVEGAFTYFDVCLIFLTATFFMALLRESGGVAFIVRKIVSTFHSRRTICLLLLTFVLLLPGALTGSGATTVLTVGALVGSVLAAMGVDETKRAAIIFLGAAMSAAAPPINLWAMMAAAGANMPYVGFGKPLFVLSVAGALFSMFWLAGRGTKKIDLDQALANLPEAPEGQNWFRVLAPFILLLACVIAGRIWFFSLPVLGLPLLFMVASFAVVLLSPRKLQFWSIACSTVHGLLPLVGIMVVVGVLIQIMALSGARGLISLAVVTLPLGVLYLTLCIILPLSEGLVQYAVAPLLGVPLIMLFNMRGLDPIIALSAMAVIWPLGDCLPPTAVVGRATVMELGYKGRYFGDFVKACLVPMAFIAILGTLFLIFSTRLSFLGG
- a CDS encoding DUF6305 family protein; this translates as MKMNLKTSLLLGVVCLFAILNVAGAGIAAETPTVEAPIIVTTCGQSPGAVMVKMSLMQAKLAPVESNNTIAASELKGKGYKTLIVTTGTSGKGMGAAGTNVNKEIARCKEVIEAAKAEGIIVITAHVEGMARRTDSADQASIDEIIPLGDAILIVTNSNTDGYFTKLAEENNKPLIEAKDALAIGTSLKELSK